One genomic region from Methanocaldococcus fervens AG86 encodes:
- the purQ gene encoding phosphoribosylformylglycinamidine synthase I, whose amino-acid sequence MKIAVAKFLGTNCDLDVCHAVKLAGGEPELVFFTQENLDAYKGAVIPGGFSYGDYLRAGAISARTPIIKGLKKMVEEGKPVLGICNGAQIGLEAGFSKGTLTNNLNARFICKWVYIRVENNKTPFTQYYKKGEVLRIPIAHAEGRFYADDETLDYMYKNDMIVFKYCDETGETTEEANPNGSIDNIAGVCNENQNCVLLMPHPERASEKILGSDDGLKMFKGMIDYAKKI is encoded by the coding sequence ATGAAAATAGCAGTAGCAAAATTTTTGGGGACGAATTGTGATTTAGATGTATGTCATGCAGTTAAATTAGCTGGCGGGGAACCAGAACTTGTTTTCTTTACTCAGGAAAATTTAGATGCATATAAAGGAGCGGTAATTCCAGGAGGATTCTCTTACGGAGATTATTTAAGAGCTGGAGCAATAAGTGCCAGAACTCCAATAATAAAAGGTTTAAAAAAGATGGTTGAAGAAGGAAAGCCAGTTTTAGGAATATGTAATGGAGCTCAGATTGGTTTAGAGGCAGGATTTTCAAAAGGTACATTAACAAACAACTTAAATGCAAGATTTATTTGTAAATGGGTCTATATTAGAGTTGAAAATAACAAAACACCTTTCACCCAATACTATAAAAAAGGAGAAGTTTTGAGAATACCAATTGCCCACGCTGAGGGTAGATTTTACGCAGACGATGAAACATTAGATTACATGTATAAAAATGACATGATTGTTTTCAAATATTGTGATGAAACTGGAGAAACAACAGAGGAAGCAAATCCTAACGGCTCTATAGACAATATAGCAGGAGTTTGCAATGAAAATCAAAACTGCGTTTTATTAATGCCACACCCTGAGAGAGCTAGTGAAAAGATACTCGGCTCAGATGATGGGTTGAAAATGTTTAAAGGAATGATAGATTATGCAAAAAAGATTTAA
- a CDS encoding orotate phosphoribosyltransferase-like protein, whose product MNKELLKKVMELKNNGLTIGEIADELNVSMDTARYLVLNAEKLLKEEEEVTKLKNVDIFIDWRNIGCSANRLKYVSSIIVDILKSRNIEFDTVVGISTSGVPIATLVASELGKELTIYIPKKHISEEGKKITGSISQNFSSVNYKRAVIIDDVVTRGSTLKECINQLKEICSPKLVVVLIDKSGLDEIEGVPLIPLIRVGVVNLEEK is encoded by the coding sequence ATGAATAAGGAATTATTAAAAAAAGTCATGGAGTTAAAGAATAACGGGCTTACAATTGGAGAGATTGCTGATGAGTTAAATGTGTCAATGGATACTGCAAGATATTTAGTTTTAAATGCTGAGAAATTATTAAAAGAGGAAGAAGAAGTAACAAAACTTAAAAATGTGGATATATTTATTGATTGGAGAAACATTGGCTGTTCAGCAAATAGATTAAAATACGTAAGCTCAATAATAGTTGATATTCTAAAAAGCAGGAATATTGAATTTGACACCGTTGTTGGAATTTCAACAAGTGGAGTTCCTATAGCTACTTTAGTGGCATCTGAGTTGGGTAAAGAACTAACAATCTACATACCAAAGAAACATATATCTGAAGAAGGTAAAAAGATAACGGGTTCAATATCACAAAACTTTTCTTCAGTAAATTACAAGAGGGCTGTTATTATAGATGACGTTGTTACGAGGGGTAGTACACTAAAAGAATGCATAAACCAACTAAAAGAAATCTGCAGCCCAAAATTGGTCGTTGTTTTGATTGATAAAAGTGGATTAGATGAGATTGAAGGAGTTCCATTGATTCCATTAATTAGGGTTGGAGTAGTGAATTTAGAGGAGAAATAA
- a CDS encoding phosphoglycerate kinase, with the protein MFLTLDDFNFDEKRVVLRVDINCPIEPNTGEILDDKRIREIRRTVTELINKNAKIVILAHQSRPGKKDFTTLKNHAKVLSDVIGKEVEYIDEAIGSRAREAITKMKCGDVILLENVRFYSEEVLSDWKKWEGITPKKQAETNLIKKLAPLFDYFVNDAFAAAHRAQPSLVGFSYYMPMIAGRLMEKEVGVLSKVLENPERPCVYVLGGAKADDSIRVMKNVLENGTADKILTSGIVANIFLVAMGYDLGVNEEVIENLGLKNQIEIAKELLDKFEDKIVVPVDAALNINEERVEIELNKDEKVEHLINDIGEKTIELYSEIIKEAKTIVANGPAGVFEKEAFAVGTEEILKAITNSKGFSVIGGGHLSAAAELFGVADKIDHVSTGGGATLDFLAGEKLPVIEMLKESYKKYKSQ; encoded by the coding sequence ATGTTTTTAACATTGGACGATTTTAACTTTGATGAGAAAAGAGTGGTTTTGAGAGTAGATATAAACTGTCCAATAGAGCCAAATACCGGAGAGATTTTAGATGATAAAAGAATTAGAGAGATTAGGAGGACGGTTACAGAGCTCATAAACAAAAATGCTAAAATTGTTATATTGGCCCACCAAAGCAGGCCAGGAAAGAAAGATTTTACAACATTAAAAAACCATGCAAAGGTTTTATCAGATGTTATTGGTAAAGAAGTTGAGTATATTGATGAGGCTATAGGTTCTAGAGCGAGAGAGGCAATAACTAAAATGAAATGTGGAGATGTTATATTGTTAGAAAACGTTAGGTTTTATTCTGAAGAGGTTTTAAGTGATTGGAAAAAATGGGAAGGAATTACTCCAAAAAAGCAGGCTGAGACAAATTTAATTAAAAAGTTAGCTCCATTATTTGACTATTTTGTTAATGATGCGTTTGCTGCTGCACATAGGGCTCAGCCTTCTTTGGTTGGTTTCTCCTACTACATGCCAATGATTGCAGGAAGATTGATGGAAAAAGAAGTTGGGGTTTTGTCAAAGGTTTTAGAAAATCCAGAAAGACCTTGTGTTTATGTTTTAGGTGGTGCTAAGGCGGATGATTCAATAAGAGTTATGAAAAACGTTTTAGAGAATGGAACTGCTGACAAAATTTTAACATCAGGAATTGTTGCAAATATCTTCCTTGTAGCTATGGGATACGATTTAGGAGTTAATGAAGAAGTTATTGAAAATCTCGGATTGAAAAATCAAATAGAAATAGCTAAGGAGTTGTTAGATAAATTTGAAGATAAAATTGTTGTTCCCGTTGATGCAGCTCTAAATATCAATGAGGAGAGAGTTGAAATTGAATTAAACAAAGATGAGAAGGTTGAGCATTTAATTAACGACATTGGAGAAAAGACTATAGAGCTTTACAGTGAAATTATCAAAGAGGCAAAGACGATAGTTGCTAATGGTCCTGCAGGAGTGTTTGAGAAAGAGGCATTCGCGGTAGGAACTGAAGAAATATTAAAGGCTATAACCAACTCAAAAGGATTTTCAGTTATTGGTGGAGGACATTTATCTGCTGCAGCAGAGTTGTTTGGTGTTGCTGACAAAATAGACCATGTTAGTACTGGAGGAGGAGCTACCTTAGATTTCTTAGCTGGAGAGAAACTTCCAGTAATCGAGATGCTTAAAGAGTCATATAAAAAGTATAAAAGCCAATAA
- the hmvA gene encoding DNA-binding protein HmvA: MLPKATVKRLMKQYTDFNISAEAVDELCNMLEEIIKITTEVAEQNARKDGRKTIKARDIKMCDDERLKRKIMELSERTDKMPILVKEMLNVITSELE, translated from the coding sequence ATGTTACCAAAAGCTACAGTAAAAAGACTAATGAAACAATACACAGATTTTAACATCTCTGCTGAGGCTGTTGATGAACTCTGCAACATGCTTGAAGAAATTATAAAAATAACTACTGAAGTTGCAGAACAAAATGCAAGAAAAGATGGAAGAAAGACGATTAAAGCAAGAGACATTAAGATGTGCGATGATGAAAGATTAAAGAGAAAAATCATGGAGCTTAGTGAAAGAACTGATAAAATGCCAATATTGGTTAAAGAGATGCTAAACGTAATAACATCTGAATTAGAGTAA
- a CDS encoding RraA family protein encodes MNILKNFSVPNLCDAGAKPLKGIKPILDNQGVVFGEAVTVKTSYDDWGTVVKSISLAKNKFIVVEVVGEKRYETAVWGGLASLNAKIKGVKGIVIDGCVRDVEDIKALKFPVFTKNFCPNAGKPLNVGDVNVTINCGGVLINPGDIVVGDCNGVAVIKREELQYVIENVKNIKEKERKIRERILRGQDLRDILNLK; translated from the coding sequence ATGAACATCTTAAAAAATTTTTCAGTTCCTAATTTGTGTGATGCTGGTGCTAAACCTTTAAAAGGTATTAAACCGATTTTAGATAACCAAGGAGTTGTTTTTGGTGAAGCAGTAACTGTAAAAACAAGCTATGACGATTGGGGAACGGTAGTTAAGAGTATAAGCTTAGCAAAAAATAAATTTATTGTAGTTGAAGTTGTTGGAGAAAAAAGGTATGAAACAGCAGTTTGGGGTGGTTTAGCCTCATTAAACGCTAAAATAAAAGGAGTTAAAGGGATTGTTATAGATGGGTGTGTGAGGGATGTTGAAGATATAAAAGCCTTAAAATTTCCAGTATTTACAAAAAATTTCTGCCCTAATGCAGGAAAACCTTTAAACGTTGGGGATGTAAATGTTACCATAAACTGTGGTGGAGTTTTAATAAATCCTGGGGATATAGTTGTAGGAGACTGCAATGGTGTAGCAGTGATAAAGAGGGAAGAGCTTCAATATGTTATAGAGAATGTTAAAAATATTAAGGAGAAAGAAAGAAAAATTAGGGAGAGAATTTTAAGAGGCCAAGATTTGAGGGATATTTTAAACTTAAAATAA
- a CDS encoding 7-carboxy-7-deazaguanine synthase QueE — translation MIKEIFSSIMGEGKYIGRRFIFVRFAGCPLKCIYCDEESKSYLNRVEKIPGSGEFETLKNMDVEDVVNAVDKLRTPDLFAVSFTGGEPLLYSKKIKEIAEILKDKGYRTFLESNGLFPEKVFYFDIASIDIKLKEHFEFIKDNEYKKLYKKELETIKKLYNLNSDVYAKVVIMENTDIEDVKRIAKDLSDIGDITLCIQPVTPNGDIKSPSQRKLFEIMEACGEYLKDNVMLTIQMHKYLGML, via the coding sequence ATGATAAAGGAGATTTTTAGCTCAATAATGGGTGAAGGAAAATACATTGGAAGAAGATTCATATTTGTGAGATTTGCTGGCTGTCCGTTGAAGTGTATTTATTGTGATGAGGAGAGTAAAAGCTATTTGAATAGAGTTGAAAAAATTCCTGGTAGTGGGGAATTTGAAACTTTAAAAAATATGGATGTTGAAGATGTGGTAAATGCAGTGGATAAATTGAGAACTCCAGATTTGTTCGCAGTATCTTTTACTGGTGGAGAACCATTACTTTATAGCAAAAAAATAAAAGAAATCGCTGAAATTTTAAAAGATAAGGGGTATAGAACTTTTTTAGAAAGTAATGGTCTATTTCCAGAAAAAGTATTTTATTTTGATATTGCATCTATCGATATAAAGCTGAAAGAGCATTTTGAGTTTATAAAAGATAATGAATACAAAAAACTATACAAAAAAGAGCTTGAAACAATTAAAAAGCTATATAATTTAAATTCTGATGTTTATGCAAAGGTTGTTATAATGGAAAACACAGACATAGAGGATGTAAAAAGAATAGCAAAGGACTTGAGCGATATAGGGGATATAACTTTATGCATTCAACCAGTAACGCCTAATGGGGATATAAAATCTCCTTCTCAGAGAAAATTATTTGAAATTATGGAGGCGTGTGGAGAGTATCTAAAAGATAACGTCATGCTAACAATACAAATGCATAAGTATTTGGGAATGCTATAA
- a CDS encoding methanogenesis marker 2 protein, translated as MNLKKVVDEIKNFEGILRKIAIKDVVEIFDFDDEDYEFDIIVDFGDDAAVIGVDGDNAILLAADGIWGKLLEADPWWAGYCSVLVNCKDIAAMGGKCVGMTNIISIKDKDVCREVLKGVKDGVKKFGVPMVGGHTHPDAMCNVLDVSITGIAKKDCILRSDNAKIGDKIIFAYDLVGQIYKSFQLNWDTTTMKSKKLVKAQMDALVQIAENKLANSCKDISNPGAIGTLGMLLEVSRKGGVVDITKIPKPEEIDLIHWLKVYPGSGYVLTAKEENFKEIKDIFEDVEMTAEICGEVIAEKKLYITDGENKEVVFDFKKEFICGC; from the coding sequence ATGAATTTAAAAAAGGTTGTAGATGAAATAAAGAACTTTGAAGGTATTTTGAGGAAGATAGCAATTAAAGATGTTGTAGAGATTTTTGATTTTGATGATGAAGATTACGAGTTTGATATTATTGTAGATTTTGGTGACGATGCTGCAGTTATTGGTGTAGATGGAGATAACGCCATTTTATTAGCTGCAGATGGAATTTGGGGAAAGCTTTTAGAGGCAGACCCTTGGTGGGCTGGCTACTGCTCAGTTTTAGTTAATTGTAAGGATATAGCGGCAATGGGAGGGAAGTGCGTAGGAATGACCAATATAATAAGTATAAAAGATAAAGATGTCTGCAGGGAGGTTTTAAAAGGGGTTAAAGATGGTGTGAAAAAGTTTGGAGTTCCAATGGTTGGAGGGCATACGCATCCAGATGCTATGTGTAATGTATTAGATGTCTCAATAACTGGCATTGCTAAAAAAGATTGTATATTGAGGAGCGATAACGCAAAAATTGGGGATAAGATTATCTTCGCCTATGATTTGGTTGGGCAGATATACAAATCATTCCAATTAAATTGGGACACAACAACAATGAAATCGAAGAAATTGGTTAAGGCTCAAATGGATGCTTTAGTTCAAATTGCAGAGAATAAATTAGCCAACTCATGTAAAGATATAAGCAATCCAGGAGCTATTGGAACTTTAGGGATGCTATTAGAGGTTTCAAGGAAAGGAGGAGTTGTTGATATAACTAAAATCCCAAAACCAGAAGAGATTGATTTAATCCACTGGCTTAAAGTTTATCCAGGTAGTGGTTATGTTTTAACTGCAAAAGAAGAGAACTTTAAAGAGATTAAAGATATTTTTGAAGATGTTGAGATGACTGCAGAGATATGTGGTGAGGTTATAGCTGAAAAGAAATTGTATATTACCGATGGTGAAAATAAAGAAGTTGTTTTTGATTTTAAGAAAGAGTTTATTTGTGGGTGTTGA
- a CDS encoding TIGR00267 family protein, whose protein sequence is MLEIPRSLKSFINTINGESGIRYMVRGLIDGSLSALGVVIGASGAADASVIIAAGLGGGIANGLSNILGAFTAEKASLERERIQKEKSLLKKNGYLKKSIIYKKAIRETMICGLIDGISTALGSALPVIPFFFFNISTALYVAIAITIVELFTLGVFIGKISKENVVVSGIKMVVGALIVSVLCFMIERVF, encoded by the coding sequence GTGTTGGAAATTCCGCGTAGTCTGAAATCTTTTATAAATACCATAAATGGAGAATCTGGAATAAGGTATATGGTTAGAGGTCTCATAGACGGTTCTTTATCAGCTCTTGGAGTTGTTATTGGGGCAAGTGGAGCTGCAGACGCTTCTGTTATTATAGCCGCTGGACTTGGAGGGGGAATAGCTAACGGTTTATCAAACATACTTGGAGCTTTTACAGCTGAAAAGGCATCATTAGAAAGAGAAAGGATACAAAAAGAGAAGAGTTTATTAAAAAAGAATGGATATTTAAAGAAGTCCATAATTTACAAAAAAGCCATTAGAGAGACGATGATTTGCGGGCTTATAGATGGGATATCAACAGCCCTTGGTTCAGCACTTCCAGTAATCCCTTTCTTCTTCTTTAATATATCAACTGCTTTATACGTGGCTATAGCAATAACTATAGTGGAGTTATTTACATTGGGAGTGTTTATAGGTAAGATTTCCAAAGAAAATGTTGTAGTTTCTGGAATAAAAATGGTTGTTGGAGCTTTAATTGTATCCGTTCTATGCTTTATGATAGAGAGAGTATTTTAA
- the hemB gene encoding porphobilinogen synthase has product MLIRPRRLRKNQKIRDLVRETTLTKNDLIMPIFVDENLKGNEKKEINSMPNQYRFSVEGAIEEAKEIADLGIPAVILFGIPKHKDEMASSAYDKNGVVQRTLRGIKEELGDELLVIADCCLCEYTSHGHCGIVKDGKILNDATLPILAKIALSYAEAGVDIVAPSDMMDGRVKAIREALEENGYDDVAIMSYSAKYASSFYGPFREAAESSPKFGDRKSYQMDIGNAREALKEIALDIEEGADLILVKPALPYLDIIRMAKDTFNIPIGGYCVSGEYAMVEAAARNGWLDREKVIYEVLLSIKRAGADFIITYWAKEVAKKLL; this is encoded by the coding sequence ATGTTAATAAGACCAAGAAGGTTAAGAAAAAATCAAAAAATTAGAGATTTAGTTAGAGAAACAACATTAACAAAAAATGACTTAATTATGCCAATTTTTGTGGATGAAAATCTAAAAGGAAATGAAAAGAAGGAAATTAACTCAATGCCAAATCAATACAGGTTTAGTGTAGAAGGGGCTATAGAAGAGGCTAAAGAAATAGCTGATTTAGGTATTCCAGCTGTGATATTGTTTGGTATTCCAAAGCATAAGGATGAGATGGCAAGCTCAGCATATGATAAAAATGGAGTGGTTCAAAGAACCCTAAGAGGAATTAAAGAGGAGTTAGGGGATGAGCTTTTAGTTATAGCTGATTGTTGTTTGTGTGAATACACAAGCCATGGACATTGTGGAATTGTTAAGGATGGGAAGATTTTAAATGATGCCACTTTACCAATATTGGCAAAGATAGCCTTATCTTATGCTGAGGCAGGGGTTGATATCGTCGCCCCTTCAGATATGATGGATGGAAGAGTTAAAGCTATAAGGGAAGCTTTAGAAGAGAATGGTTATGATGATGTTGCTATAATGAGTTATTCTGCAAAATATGCATCATCGTTTTATGGGCCGTTTAGAGAAGCGGCTGAAAGCTCGCCAAAGTTTGGAGATAGGAAGAGTTATCAAATGGACATTGGAAATGCAAGAGAGGCTTTAAAAGAGATTGCCTTAGATATAGAGGAAGGGGCTGATTTAATTTTGGTTAAGCCAGCTCTACCATATTTAGATATAATAAGAATGGCTAAAGATACTTTTAATATACCTATTGGCGGTTACTGCGTTAGTGGAGAGTATGCGATGGTTGAAGCAGCGGCAAGAAATGGATGGCTGGATAGGGAGAAAGTTATTTATGAAGTGTTGTTAAGTATAAAAAGGGCGGGAGCTGATTTTATTATAACATATTGGGCTAAGGAAGTTGCTAAGAAACTATTATAA
- a CDS encoding class I SAM-dependent DNA methyltransferase, whose product MSKREALIRSEIKTACDILRTDDGTSGATDYIEQLSWLLFLKVFEGVEEELEEIAILNGEEYIPVIDKKYRWSNWAKRDWIGKPKECLKEFVDDVDEEFKKIDKPENAIIHFINNILFPYLRNLSGTPEREKVAQIFMEISGNKMKSPYNLMDVIEKIDKIDPRNYEDTQVLSQIYEEILLNMGSEAGWSGEFYTPRPVIRFIVKIIKPKVGEKIFDPFGGSAGFLVEAYKYIKDKLGDKITVQEEEILQRETFYGHEKKPLPYLLGTMNMILHGILTPNYYRRNSLMEDVHNVPEHEKYDVIMTNPPFGGKENKIVQNNFPYPVQATEALALQYIMRKLKDGGRAAVILPEGQIMFGGGKFKEIRRELLEKFNVFAIVSLPQGVFSQMGAGVKTNIVFFEKSGEPTKEIWYYELEGKFTKKNKIKDKDFEDALKKFEKREISENSWIVSIEEIKKRDYDLTPKNPNKKEEIEYREPEEILKEIEEVDLRIEGIIKKIKSML is encoded by the coding sequence ATGAGCAAGAGAGAGGCGTTAATAAGAAGTGAGATAAAAACAGCGTGTGATATTTTAAGAACTGATGATGGAACTTCTGGGGCTACAGATTATATTGAGCAGTTGTCATGGCTTTTGTTTTTGAAGGTTTTTGAAGGAGTTGAGGAGGAGTTAGAGGAGATAGCTATTTTGAATGGAGAGGAGTATATTCCAGTTATTGACAAAAAATACAGATGGAGCAATTGGGCAAAAAGAGATTGGATAGGAAAGCCAAAAGAATGTTTAAAAGAATTTGTTGATGATGTTGATGAAGAATTTAAAAAGATAGATAAACCAGAAAATGCTATAATCCACTTTATAAATAATATTTTATTCCCATACTTGAGAAATTTGAGTGGGACACCAGAGAGGGAGAAGGTAGCTCAAATATTTATGGAAATCTCTGGAAATAAGATGAAATCACCTTATAATTTAATGGATGTGATTGAGAAGATAGATAAAATTGACCCAAGAAATTATGAAGATACTCAGGTTTTATCTCAAATATATGAGGAGATTTTATTAAATATGGGTAGTGAGGCTGGTTGGAGTGGAGAGTTTTATACACCAAGACCAGTTATAAGGTTTATTGTTAAGATTATAAAGCCAAAGGTTGGGGAGAAGATTTTTGACCCGTTTGGTGGCTCTGCAGGGTTTTTAGTTGAGGCGTATAAGTATATTAAAGATAAGTTAGGGGATAAAATTACAGTGCAGGAGGAGGAAATTTTACAGAGAGAGACATTTTATGGACATGAGAAAAAGCCGTTGCCTTATTTGTTGGGGACTATGAATATGATTTTGCATGGAATTTTAACACCAAACTATTATAGAAGAAATTCATTGATGGAAGATGTTCATAATGTTCCTGAACATGAAAAATATGATGTAATTATGACAAATCCACCATTTGGAGGGAAAGAAAATAAAATTGTTCAAAATAATTTTCCTTATCCAGTTCAGGCAACAGAAGCTTTAGCATTGCAGTATATAATGAGAAAGTTGAAGGATGGAGGAAGAGCGGCTGTTATTTTACCAGAGGGGCAAATAATGTTTGGTGGTGGGAAGTTTAAGGAGATAAGGAGGGAGTTGTTAGAGAAGTTTAATGTTTTTGCTATTGTTTCTCTTCCTCAAGGTGTTTTTAGTCAGATGGGTGCAGGAGTTAAGACAAATATAGTGTTTTTTGAAAAATCTGGAGAGCCAACAAAAGAGATTTGGTATTATGAGTTAGAGGGGAAATTTACTAAGAAAAATAAAATTAAAGATAAGGACTTTGAAGATGCTTTAAAGAAATTTGAGAAGAGGGAGATTTCAGAAAATAGTTGGATTGTTTCTATTGAAGAGATTAAAAAGAGAGATTATGACTTAACACCTAAAAATCCAAACAAAAAAGAAGAGATTGAGTATAGAGAACCAGAGGAGATTTTAAAAGAGATTGAAGAGGTTGATTTAAGGATTGAGGGAATTATAAAGAAGATTAAAAGTATGTTGTAG
- the cutA gene encoding divalent-cation tolerance protein CutA: MIIVYTTFPDWESAEKVVKLLLERKLIACANLREHKAMYWWEGKIEEDNEIGAILKTDDDKWDELKKVIKELHPYTTPLIMKMNVEDVNDEYIKWLKDVVR, translated from the coding sequence ATGATTATTGTATATACAACATTTCCAGATTGGGAAAGTGCTGAAAAAGTAGTTAAACTCCTCCTTGAGAGAAAGTTAATAGCCTGTGCAAACTTAAGGGAGCATAAGGCAATGTACTGGTGGGAAGGTAAGATTGAGGAAGATAATGAAATAGGAGCGATTTTAAAAACAGATGATGATAAATGGGATGAATTGAAAAAGGTTATTAAGGAACTGCACCCATATACCACACCTTTGATTATGAAGATGAATGTTGAGGATGTAAATGACGAGTATATAAAATGGCTAAAAGATGTTGTTAGGTAA
- a CDS encoding DUF2115 domain-containing protein, whose amino-acid sequence MKAKELFKNLKKELDNFSIYDIMMIRSFIEKDAKYLPPQYKNHYVEAMMKYLIETFNEIKKKKVDEIEDEEIDEKKLNKMLNRIENFRKYYSSDEEGFINLSKILCPYLAFIAKKPLHPEYLTFPGNVKIIKKGNDYYCPVKNKQLNEYSLCEFCVAKSMDELKKLSREKDDKGDF is encoded by the coding sequence ATGAAGGCAAAAGAATTATTTAAAAATCTAAAAAAAGAGCTTGATAATTTTAGCATATATGATATAATGATGATTAGAAGCTTTATTGAAAAAGATGCTAAATACCTCCCCCCACAATATAAAAATCATTATGTTGAGGCTATGATGAAATATTTAATTGAAACATTTAATGAGATAAAAAAGAAAAAAGTTGATGAGATTGAAGATGAAGAAATTGACGAAAAAAAGTTAAACAAGATGTTAAATAGAATCGAAAACTTTAGAAAATACTATAGTTCAGATGAAGAGGGATTTATAAATCTCTCAAAAATTCTCTGCCCGTATTTAGCTTTTATTGCTAAAAAGCCATTACATCCAGAATATTTAACGTTTCCAGGAAATGTAAAAATTATTAAAAAAGGTAATGATTATTATTGCCCAGTTAAAAATAAGCAGCTTAATGAATATTCCTTATGTGAATTCTGTGTAGCTAAGAGCATGGATGAGTTAAAAAAATTAAGTAGGGAAAAAGATGATAAAGGAGATTTTTAG